The Drosophila suzukii chromosome X, CBGP_Dsuzu_IsoJpt1.0, whole genome shotgun sequence DNA window AAGACgaactgttttgaacagctgaCAAGCTAGATAATTGATCGCAATAATTTTCTTAATGATATCGATAACTAAAAATTTTCgcaaattttcactttttttacaaggggtagtatcataattttttgcgaaaaagggtcaaaaaataaagtgCCCGGGGTTTATTGCTAAGCGATAGGGATTTTAATTCCGAGCACAGcgaggtatggcattcctcattctgaacTTTTTTCGTAAAATGATTGACAAAACACCTAGTATTTTTGGGTCGAAAATGAGGTAGTCGGATTTGAGACAAAAAATCCCCTACTTCTGGGTTCATATCATtagatttataaaaataacattttttgttggCTTCTTTTCTCTTAGTGCTTGTCTAACCATGGCCCTTTCTGTCAGTTTGTCAGTCTGTTCAGCCAGTCGAGGGTTTATATCGATGATGACTGCGCTGATATAACGAAGGAAGCCCGACGCACAGAGGAGCTCTTCTGTCCCCAGTCCCCACTCCCCACTCCCCATTCCCCAGTTCCCAGTCCTCTGTCTTCCGTCTGAATCTGAATCCGAGGGTTCGGAActcacacagatacagatacaaataCAGATACAGACTTCGTCATTGGCGTTTGGCAAGTTTTATGCTTGTTTGATCCCGATTTCGGTTAGCACCGTCGTCAGCGACCTCCGTGTTACCCTCGCATAAAGTTATTACTCCACGCGGGTTGGTGGTGGGGGGTCAGAGGTCAGTGGGCGGGGAAGTGCGGCAGGTGGGCCTGGGGTCAAAGGAAACCGTTGAGAGAGAGGCCACACATTTATTTCTAACTAATATAAGGCCCCGTATTCATGATCACGAAATCGCAGAGGTAAACATCATACAATATCAgcataatataatataatttattacTTTCTTTTACACATCAAGTATAAAGTAGAGCTAAAAAATCGTATAtaaattttggaaaaaccatatttttttatccactaagatttaataaaattgtttttttaacaGTGAGCAATCATTAAATGGGTATACTTTTGTGTGAGTCTATAGATAAGTACTTCTGGACCCCCGATAGATGGATAGGATAGCTCCGATAAGGGCCCACAAACTGGCTGTCTGTGTGTCAGATATCCTCGCTCATATAGATATGCTCAAAGATAGGCCGACGTTGAGTGAAGGACTAAGGATGAGTTACGTACGGCATGGCCGCCAAAGCGTGGTAACCCACCCAGAAAACCATCCGAAAATACCCCCGACCAGCCCCTACAACCCCCAAAACGTAATCCCCATTCCAATAAAGTCCATACACCcacttgccacgccccccggTCTCCATCACAGTTGACAAGCTACGCCCACAAAGCAGAGACCCCCAATATATACAGATATATAGatattgtatatttatatattggtGTGTCCATGTAAAACAAGTGCATGTGTGCACTGGGAAAAGGATTTTGGGTACTTACTTATTGTAAGTAAAAACTAAAATACGTTAAGATCAAAGATTTCTATAGCATACATGAGTTGTACTAAAACtggtaaaataaaaataccatTCGTTAACTTTGTTATAAAATTTACCTTGCTTGAAATGGAATTGCAAATTATACATTTTCGTTCagacataaaaataaattgaagcTTAATCTTAATATTATATGATATGGGGACTTTAcaatttgtaaatatatagatagatGGATTTGTATCGCACACTAGTCTTAAGTTACAGTGCACCGCTTCGAActatattttgtttatatcCGGCTGGTGTTTTTGCTGGCAGAGCAGTGGGAATTTGCCTTGGCTGCTCCAGTTCGAGCCGGGCCTTATCCTTGTCTGACTGTTTTCCTCCTCCCTGATTTTCTATTTtccatttccttttttccGATCCTGGTACGTGACTGAATCGTCGTTGCACGTATTTGCCGCTGCTGATTTGTGGAACTTGCCTCCTTATATAAGCATAATTCCTAGAGCAAAGTTCGATTGGCAGCGTAGGAAATGTGGAAAAATGGATGCAAGGGGTCGGGGGTCACATGATTGACATTAGTTATTGACATTCTTTCTTTGCCTTCGAAATGCATATTGTAAACTGCAGTTCGTTTCGGTTTTAAATCCAATCCAGCTTGTCAACTTGTTGAAAGGAAGATACTCAAATGGCAAAAAGGAAATTACAACATTAAGTTGGGGATTCGATTTTGTTACAGCTAGATAGGAACCATTTTAAATACACGCATTTTcccaataaaaaaatagatgtacgcattttttaaaaagaatttcagctgattttaaaatttaggTACCAAAACTAGTTTCTCTTTGGACTTGCCATGTTGTTTTCCCATTGGCAGCATTGGCCTGTACATTTTGTGGGGCAAATGGATTCCAGTGGTGTATCGGGGTGGGATTCTGGATTGAGGACTCTGGATGCTGAAATCTGGACCTTAAAACGCCTGCAACTGTGATTTatgcccccccccccccccccacgcACAGATATATCGTATATCTTCTAACGATGGCAAGGACTCGGGTTGAGTTCAGTTTACCTTTCGCCGCGATGCCGGGATGCCAGGATGCCAGGATGGCAGGATGTCGGGGGGTCGGGACCCTGGGTCCTCGGGGGAGGGATATATCCATCAGGCATTACTTTTATGTGGCAGTTGTGCTGCCGAGGCGAACTCGTAAAAGCAACGCAATTTCGCATTCACACTGACACTGACTGATGTGCCGGGGCTGGAGGTCCTTGGGCCAGCTCCTGGCTCCAGGATCCAGGATCCAGTAtcccctcctcctcctcctcctcaaACGATTCCCATCCTGTATCCAAGCCCGAATCTGGTTCTGGTTCTGGTTCTTGGGCCTGTCATTCATTTCTTATCTCTCGCCTTCGCCTTGAATGTGTCTCTAGGCTGTCATTCTGCTTTCGATGAATATCTTCCACGCAGAGTGGGAGAAATGGCTGCGGAGAAAGTGGGAGTGGGAGAAATGCACTGAGCGAAAACTACACAGAAAAGACAGGCCAAAAGATGGTAAGTCATggggtttttgttttttgaaattgtcaataaagaaaaaaaatttgataaaaGAAACAAGTAAAAATGTTTTCAGAAAATATTATGTACGGGAATATAAACCTCTTTTGCCCAAATTAAACCCTTTAAGGTCATTTTTAGGTTCTAAACAATGACTAAATGCtaaattataaatttgtcGCTTGCTTTAGCTTGCAAATTGACTAACGAAAATATCTTTAAGCAACTTCTaactacattttaattatagtAAAGTTTAGATAGAGGCCTCTTAAGTTTTTCTTTGTGTAGAAGCAGGGAAAGTGGCAGTTTGAGTGGGAGTAAAAGTGGCAGCGGCACAGTCGTCATCGTCAACGTGTAatcatcatcgtcattccCATTTCCCGCCCCATcgccatctccatctccatctccatcttcACCCACATCCTCATCCGCTTCCTCATCCATATTCCCAgcctcatcctcatccttATTCCCGGCCAGCAGCCATCTCCATTCTCGTAAGTATCAGCATCGGAATCAGGAGCGTTGTCGTTGCCGTCCTCGCGAAATCGTTGTGTTCCAAATAGCCTCATTGAGTCGAGCTTTACCCCAAACCACCGCCCACATCTACCTGCACTGAGAGAAATGGGTTGTCAAATGCAAAACTCACTAGTCTTTtgtattttcttaaaatgttctcaaagaatttgcaacatttaagtttatttttctttaaatataatatttcgGTTTTGATttatcttttttaaatatgtgtattttatatgtattctttaaaaatttttctGTAACTATGAAATAATTTGTTCAGTGCTGGAAATACAAACTCTGCTTTTGGCAgcgacaacagcaacagcattGCCAGTGGCagcgacagcagcaacaccaacatcGCCAATAACAACAATTCCAGGAGGTAGTCGTACACTTAACTAAATAGGCATAACCTTCATAAAAATTTTTActatatttactttaaatgtTCGATAATGTTAATTTAATGCAAATGTATTATTAACAAAACTTACAAAAGGCCACTTCATTGATAATGATAATTAAAGAGTTATTCGCTTATAATTCCCAACCAGTTATAGCCAAAAATTCATGATCTAGGTGCTATGGTGCTCATAAATCTGTTCACCGGAAGTACCCGTATTTGTGAAGTGATTCCGGTGGAACTGAACTTCAGGATGCAGTGCGTCTTAAACATCTTAAAGGTATGTGCCCTATTTACCtattgaataaataaaataaatatttttaactacccgTTGAGGTATGGTTAGTCTTTTATGATAAACAAGAAATTAAGCAGGCCGCTAAGTTATTAGTACCTTATTTCTCTGGGTGTACCTACAGCCTTGGCCATGGCTGTGCTGTGGTATCAGCTCCAACATCGGCGGCAGTTCTCGATGCTGTTGTTATTACAACAAGCACAACTTTTTATCACCGCCGCCACCCTCAAAATGCCAGTCAGCGTTGCATCgtcaacagcagcaacatggtATTTTGGCTTGGCGGGGGTATCTGGGGATCTGGGGATCTGGGGATCCGGGATgtataaacatatatatatattttctttttttggggggTTAGCTGTTAGCTGGGAGCCATGAGCCGTGAGCTCGAGAGTTTCAGCTTCAGGCCTCGGGGCAACGTTTGTCCTCGCTGTGTGCTCAGCTTCTTctgcttttctttttttttttttttttttttgcttttttggaGTTTATGGTCTTTGTCACACAGACACAGAACACGCACACAGAGTTCAGAGCACGCACACTGGCACAAAAACACTCACACAGGCACGGGCAGCCAGTCAACTGTTATGTGCTCAGCCATTGAAACGTTTTATCAAAACTTCCCATGGCACACAGGCTCGGTTTTGGAGGGGTTCTGAGTGGGGGTGTGGAAAAGGGGCGGGGGCTTTCCCCCAGCGAGGAAAAAATAGTAGAAAAGCCATAGAACAGCAACCTGTCGTCCGAATCCGCACTCGATTCGCCACTCTCCTCCCGAAGGATAGGAGTTCGAAAGGCGAGGGTCGCTTCAAGAGACCTCAATCGGAAGTCAAAGGATGTGTTTGATAACATGTCCTGAACAGCGTGCTTGAGTTTTGCAATCGCTTGAAAGTAAAGCGAAAGTAGGCAATAAATATGATAGAATCCATCGGTCTGTGgttataaataatattgttgcatacttttagacacctttcgAACTGATTCTAAGCCCTATGAGAACTGAATGGAAATATTTCATTTGATAACTTTGATttagttaaagaaaatatcAGAGGGAATATGAACAAATGGGTATAAATGAATCTATTGGTCTGTGTTTTATACCcataatattgtaacatacTTTTGCACACTTTTCTAATGACTGATGACTTGgtttaagtaaataaaatattagaTCCAGCTTACCAATATAAGTCATATCTACATTTTATGCAAAAATCAAAATGTTAATTGTCataattaaagtttttataattgacTAACTGTTTTTTTATTGCACAGACAAATATTCCCAAATTTTTGTAGTCAACCCTCGCtgtgttcttttttttagaCTTTGTCCGCTGTTTGTTTGTTGTCTGTGTCCTTTCAAGGGTCAAATTGTAAACGAAATACGAGCGTCCTgggagcaacagcagcaacaacatcagcagcaacagcaacagcagcgcTGCCTGATTTTGATGGCCTGTCGACAACAACACAGGCAGCAGCAATGGCAatagcagcagcaacaacagccagGACACCAGCAACTACAACATCAAaatcagcagcaacaacacgGGGCCCCGCAGCAAAAACActaacaacagcagcagcaacaacaccaGCAATATGCACAACGGCAACAGCAGCcacaactgcagcagcagcagcaacagcaagaACAACATCAGCAATATCAAGCACAACAGCAACCGCAGCAGCAATATATGGAGtgccagcaacagcagcagcagcaacagcagcagcaacaacaccaCTGCATGGCCACAAGGATGTGAAGGCGTCATTGCagctggcaacaggcaactgGCAACGTGCAACATGCAATGGGCAGCTTGCAATGTGCAACTGGCAACGTCGCACTCCGGGGACAATGTTGCTGCTGGACGTTGGAAAATGGAGCGGGGGAAAATCGAGAGGTTGATTTTCCTGAATATCTGGCTGAATTTCTGTGCGTTACGGTTGAACCAAGTCACGTGCACagataaaaatcaaaaacacaATGTTGGGAACTGCACTCGACAGGcagaaaaataaatggagCAACCACCTGAATAACCAAGGATTTTCTTGAATTATTCCATTCCTTTGTAGCATAACTCTTCAAAAATTGAATGTATTTACAGAATATCAAAGCATATGAGCTTAGCTATCGATTACTAATTACAGCCACTTAATTAGGGTCACTTATATAAAGGGTATTTTGGATTGTTCAAGCTTCTGGAACTGAAATCCCCGGCTTAGTCAAAAATATCTCGCTTCTCACACCTCGAAAAACCTTGTGTATTTTTCGTTTAGCTCTCCGCCCATCTGGCAGTGGTATTTTTGGGATATGGATATATCCGAGTTGGCAACTCCGGGATTTTCATGcacatttcccattttccccagtcagctctctctctctattcCGGTTCTGCTTGCGGTAGCTTAAAGTATGGTAATTCCTTTGGCACCACCCAAAGGAACACCCCACCCAAAACACCAAAaacacccaaccacccacatTATCCCACAGCAAGTCAAGCCACAAATGCGACTTTCGGTTCAGGTTCACTTTCGGGTACTGGGCTCTTTTTTATGGCATAGATTATCATAATTATTGTAATACTTTTGCATGGCTTGACTTTGCCGGCAGAACAGAAACGAAAAGTACGGAACCCTCCCTTCTGGGCTTTTGAGCTTCAGtgatttgcatttttttctCCAGCTTTTCTTTTTCCATATTTATGTGCGCTTGGCTAGAGATGAAGATGGAGACAGATACGGCAAATGGCAGAGGgttacacatatatatatatgtaggtaTATATAGATGACCTGTGTGTCGGCGAGGTGTTTTTTTCTGCTACTGTGCCAACAATAACAACTAGTCCCACGGGAGGTGGGACGATCCCAGATCCCAAAGACCGAACCCAGGAGTTAGCATCTGTTAGGAAAAAGCGGCGAGGTCGAAGATGATGAGGCCGAAGATGATGGGCCCCATGTGGCGGCTCGATCTCATCCACCAATGGAACAGAGGTATATCTACATCCCAATGGTGACCCATTCCGCCGAGTCGCTGAAAAGATCAATCAAAGTAAATGACTTTCCGATTGAGTGAGACTCGGGGGTGACGCAGCAGATATACCATACACGAGTCTATAAACCTCGAGGTCGCACTTGTGATACGTAACTACTATTAAATAGAATGTGTAATTCATTTTTGGATACTTGCTCAACAGAGGAAATTCCGTAttagatacaaaaaaaaattaatgataccaaatgtttaaaaaatctaTCACTTTCCAGTCTAAAGATTTGCTTTATTTGTAGGTATGGCCACACTATTATAGGTATGgccttcttttttttaatacaatgGCAATTCTTTCCCAGACAAAGGTAAATTTTTATAAGCATTCCCTAACAACCTGCAACCCTTTGTTTTTTAATCGAGGAACTTCACCTTGCGAACCAGCTTTTGCCTGCATTTTCTATTTATTTCTGCGGTGCTGTGATTTTGTTTCCAAGATAATTGGCTTATCAGAAGTTTGCTTTTTCCCCAGCAACAAATGCCACTTGTGCTGGTCCCGGGGTTTTCCCGCTGCCTGCTGCCTGATGCCCGTTGACTTTGGCAATTGCATTTAGCGCCAAATCAAATCGTCTGATAATCACGTTACAAAAGCCAACTGCGCTGAAATTAAAGCCAAGAACGCGGCATGTGGGCCGGGGATGAGGGATGAGCTGACTGGAAGGGGGGAGGGAAAACCAGCAGGATCTGGTGGATGtggatgggatgggatgggataTGGCAACACGCATGGACATCGAGGGCTCGAGTTGTCGACGGCAGGCGCAGGCGACAGGTCAACCCCAAATAGAGCTCAAAACACCAGCAGCGACCCCTCGACCCCTGCTGTGATTTTCGGGCAGTTCGCAGAACTCCCGCTGGGATCAGAGGATGCGCCGCGACGCCAAATTCACTGGTCGCCGCATCTTCCTTCGTCCTTGGTCCTGGGTCCTTTTCCCATCGCTTGTCGCTTGGCTTTGACATGCTTCCCCGACCAATTTTCCAAGTTCCAATCCCAACTCCATTGCCCAAAAAGTGATGACACAAAGAGCCGACCCTTTTCGGCAAGAATCTTAAATTTTCTGGTACTTTGCAACACTTATCTGTGAGGCCTgggattttttgttgaattttgaTCAGCTGTTCCATGCCAATTCAATTGTCAAAcatttcagcaattcaacaacCTCGAGAGTGTACAATCATGGATAACTAGAGTTGTCACCTTGTTTCTTTAACTCTACAGCATTTTTGTATCATCGTacccattatttattttaaaatctttttagGGAGTGTAACCACTTTGTTTTCCCCAGAAAGTTTAGAAAACAAAGAATTTATTTGTCCAATGTAAAACGCTTTGCAAATTAAATAAGTGTGGTGGAAACTCTGGCTTCTTTTCGGCAACACTGTTGCGGATGGCAACTCTAAGCAAAGCATCGGCTATTTGCGATGTTTGCCCTGCCGCACAGCACAGGGACATGTGCAACACTCCGGGGCATATATGTGTACATATGCCATTCACTTTTTCGAGTGTGTATTTCACGGCCCGTCGACCGCCCATCACCATCACCATACCCACTCCATTCCCAGTCCCTAGCCCAATTCCCGTTCCCTTCGCTGGGCCACCCTGCCGTGCGGTCCACCCCTGAAATCGTCGAAATAAAAAGGGAACTATTTTGTTTGTATTTAGATTGCATTACTAAGCAAATTGCGGAAAAATTAGCGGCTGATTTGGGGATCATCTAATTACAAGGGCAAAGGCTCGGGCACATGGCCAGATGTACGGGGAATAAACAGAGGGTGGTGATGGGTGTTCGACGGTTACGTGGACAGACATCGAGACAGGCTATATATCACATTACCCTGATTTGGCTCGGTGCGTCTGCGACCGCGGATGTTGACCAGAAACAGCCATATGTGCCCTTAAATGCATCTGTATCTTTTTTATTTGTCCGTCCCTCAACAATTGCCTCGCAGGGGTTTAAATCGTCCAGATAACTTTCGTCAGATCTGGGTAAAATATGTTAACAGGTGAACATTGTAGAAACTAGTAAGCCAAGGATTTAAGCAATAATCATAATtgcaatttaaaaatgtttaaaaagcGATAATATTTGTTATGGTCTATCGATTACGCAGCTTTCCTACTTTGATATCGAACGTTATGCAACACTACTTAAAAGGCCACCCTATTTATGAACCTATTTGCATTATCTTTAAATAGACGAATCTTAAATGTTATTCATGTTAGCTATGGGAGAAAGTGGAGTAAATAAGCATGTATTATTTTAGACTACAGTTGGGGAACTCGAAAATAAAATCCAAAAATGATTGCACACTTTTGttaattttccaaaaatttaaaCTCTATCCTGGGGGGTAGTGGTCCATAAAAACTTTGCCATGTTTGATGGAAAATAACTAGCTCTGTCTCTTTCCCCGAGCTGCCTCCCTCTCGCTCTCACTTCCTCAGCTCGGCTCAACTTGTTCTGGTTTTTGTTCGCAGTCAAAAATCCACTTGAGTGAAAGTTAAACAAGTCGGCAAGCGAAGAATCCCTTGGCTCTCCACCTTTTCTAAGGAAAATCAGGCTGGGGGCCGGGTGGGTGCCACATTTTCTGCTGTAGTATTTCCGTTTTCTCAGTTTTTAACAAAACACAGCCGCAGGCGATTTTCCAAAAATGATTTCGGAATGAGTTTTTCTTTGCCTCGAACTCCTTAAGCCACCTAACCCCACCCATCTCCTGCATTTTCCAGCCCCATTTTCCCCCTTTGTGTGTTTCGGTGTGTGTGCAAAAGTTGCAAAAGTGATTCGGGCATAAAACAGATAGAGAAGGAAGTCGGAAAAGTGGGGGAGGGGCCGGATGGGTGGGAAATGGGGGACAGTCAGTCAAGATGGCGGCTGCCAGCCAAGTTGTTGTTTCCCCCAATGAAGTGGAAGACGGAAAAGCCGGGAAAGTCTGTGCAACGACATTCGACGGCCATCGTTCGCTACCTGGGAGCCAAAAGCTCAATGACAATTCCCAGCTGGGGGAAAAAACGGATGCACTGCGAAAAAAATAACCTTAAGATTTTAGGAACCATTAAAGTATATTATGCAAAATGTGATCGCAAAGAAATCTTAAAAAAAGCGCCAAGGCTGCTTTTGCCTTTCTTTTTGAGATTTATTGTTAATTAAAGGTCTTAAAAAGCGTAAAATGCCTTTATGGGTTACGAATCTCAAAAAATGCGCCAAATGCCTTATCAATACTGGAAAAACATCGATAAGAGTagtgtttcaaagtgtacttgAAGTGCTCGAAACAACTCTTCATCGCATAAACTTCAGGCACTTTCCAACACAGGCGAAGAGCAAGCTAGTCACTTTCTTTTTTGACAACCGACTTCTGTGCAggcaaaaatttttaaaaatctttaatttCTGCCAAAATGGCACTTTCCAAATTGTGCCGCGTATGCCTGAAAGAAAAAGATTGCATGATCAATCTTTTTGTTGAGGATAAGCAGGAGCCTACCTTGGCCGCCTTGTTGTGCGAGTGCTCCGGATGCAGCGTGGTCAAAACGGACGGAAAGCCGCAATTCATTTGCTTGCTGTGCGCGGAAGCCACGAGGAGCGCCTTCCGGCTGATCCGCTTGGCCTGGGCCAGCGATCTGCACTTGGACCTGCTGCGCTTGAAGGACAATGACGACCAGGCTGGGCAGGGGCCCAGTACCATAACCAAGGAGGAGGTGGATCTGCCGGAGGATGCCCAGTCTGCGGAGTGGGACTACCAACCTGGTGCCTTTCCCAACTCCCCTCCCAGTTGCTCAACCATGCAGGAGAAGGCGGCAGGCGATGATCTGGGTCAGGATGAGCAGAATCCGACGTTGGAGGACCAGTTTTTAGGATTTGACTACTCACCTCGCCGTCCAAATTCGGAGGATTGGCAGGAGATGAATCTGTCTGAGGCGCCAGACGACCAATCTGCAGGATTTTCCTATCCCCCAATCAGTGATCATTCCGAGCAGGGAGAGGATGAGGATCAGGACCAGGAGGTGGTGGGATTTGCCTATTCGCCCATCACTAACCACTCCGAGCAGGGGGAGGAGAAGGAGGAGGAGCATCTGCCTGAGGATCAACCTAAATCCTCCAAGTCCGCAAAAGCAAAACCCAAACGCAAACCCATGCCGAAGCGGAAGCGTAAATCCAAAGCCAAACACTCTCGCCCTGCAAAAACGGAGAAAAACTTTTGTAAGCATTGCAGTAAGTTTTTTAAGAATCTGGATAGCCATGCCCAGAAGCACAAGACCGAGGGCCGATTCTGGTGCCCCACGTGCGCGAAATTCTACGTAAACAAGAGCAGCTTGACGTCCCACAATCGCACCCACACGGGCGAACGGCCCTTCACCTGTGCGCACTGCGACAGTAATTTCCGGCAGAGCGGTTCATTGCTGAAGCACGTTAGGGATATGCATCCCCAAAAGTATCCCTACGTGTGCAAGCTCTGCCCATTTGGCAGCACTCGCATGACTGACCTGAAGAATCACATCAAGTTCCGGCACCGCAACGAATCTTAATACCAAGAGCCAAAAAGAACCAAGTTCTAACCACTTTACACTAGTCAACACTGTTTTTTCTCAGGGCCCCACAGTCACATCCGCTTGTAAACATCTAATTTTGTTTATACCACCtcattattaattattatctATACATG harbors:
- the LOC108015091 gene encoding zinc finger protein 75A-like; this encodes MALSKLCRVCLKEKDCMINLFVEDKQEPTLAALLCECSGCSVVKTDGKPQFICLLCAEATRSAFRLIRLAWASDLHLDLLRLKDNDDQAGQGPSTITKEEVDLPEDAQSAEWDYQPGAFPNSPPSCSTMQEKAAGDDLGQDEQNPTLEDQFLGFDYSPRRPNSEDWQEMNLSEAPDDQSAGFSYPPISDHSEQGEDEDQDQEVVGFAYSPITNHSEQGEEKEEEHLPEDQPKSSKSAKAKPKRKPMPKRKRKSKAKHSRPAKTEKNFCKHCSKFFKNLDSHAQKHKTEGRFWCPTCAKFYVNKSSLTSHNRTHTGERPFTCAHCDSNFRQSGSLLKHVRDMHPQKYPYVCKLCPFGSTRMTDLKNHIKFRHRNES